One genomic region from Rosa rugosa chromosome 1, drRosRugo1.1, whole genome shotgun sequence encodes:
- the LOC133725287 gene encoding ABC transporter G family member 36-like: protein MEQILGLDICKDTIVGNEMQRGISGGQKKRVTTGEMIVGPTKTLFMDEISTGLDSSTTFQIVKCLQQIVHITEATIFMSLLQPAPEAFDLFDDIILLSEGQIVYQGPRENIVEFFESCGFRCPERKGTADFLQEVTSRKDQEQYWADRSKPYRYISVTEFSNRFKRFHVGMRLENELSIPFDKSQGHRAALVFTRYSVSKMELLKACWDKEWLLIKRNSFVYIFKTVQIIIGALITSTVFLKTQMHTRNEDDGAVYLGALLFTMIVNTFNGFAELSMTIARLPVFYKHRDLLFHPAWTFTLPTVLLTIPISIVESTVWMVITYYTIGFAPEASRFFKQLLLIFLIQQMAAGIFRLIAGVCRTMIIANTGGALTLLMVFMLGGFILPKGEIPKWWQWGYWVSPMTYGFNAIAVNEMFSPRWMNKRASDTVTRLGVAVLQNFEVFPDKNWFWIGSAALLGFAILFNILYTIALMYLSPPGKAQAIISEELAEEMEGDQEESWEEPRLRRPKSKQDSFSQSLSSADANNSREMAIRRMSSQSNASGLSRNADSSLEVASGVAPNRGMVLPFTPLAMSFDDVNYYVDMPPEMKEEGVTEDRLQLLREVTGAFRPGVLTALMGISGAGKTTLMDVLAGRKTGGYIEGDIRISGFPKKQETFARISGYCEQTDIHSPQVTVKESLIYSAFLRLPKEVCKQDKMIFVQEVMELVELDSLKDALVGLPGITGLSTEQRKRLTIAVELVANPSIIFMDEPTSGLDARAAAIVMRTVRNTVDTGRTVVCTIHQPSIDIFEAFDDLLLLKRGGQVIYSGPLGRNSHKIIEYFEAIPGVQKITEKYNPATWMLEVSSVGTEVKLGMDFAQYYRSSSLHQRNKALVKELSKPPPGAKDLYFATQYSQSSLQQFKSCLWKQWWTYWRTPDYNLVRFFFTLACALMLGTMFWKVGTKRESTSDLTMIIGAMYSAVLFVGINNCSTVQPIIATERTVFYRERAAGMYSALPYALAQVIIEMPYVFLQTTYYTLIVYAMVSFQWTAAKFFWFFFVNFFSFLYFTYYGMMTVSITPNHQVASIFAAAFYSLFNLFSGFFIPRPKIPKWWVWYYWICPVAWTVYGLIVSQYGDILDTIKAPGMTPDPTVKWYVEHHFGYDPNFMGPVAGVLVGFTLFFAFMYAYCIKTLNFQIR from the exons ATGGAACAGATTTTGGGGCTTGATATATGCAAGGATACCATTGTTGGAAACGAAATGCAGAGAGGGATTTCTGGTGGCCAAAAGAAACGAGTAACGACAG GTGAGATGATTGTGGggcctacaaaaacactattcATGGACGAAATATCAACCGGTCTAGATAGCTCCACCACATTTCAAATAGTGAAGTGCTTGCAGCAAATCGTGCACATCACTGAAGCTACGATCTTCATGTCGCTACTCCAACCTGCTCCTGAGGCGTTCGATCTCTTCGATGATATTATCCTTTTATCGGAGGGTCAAATTGTCTACCAGGGACCGCGTGAGAACATAGTAGAGTTCTTTGAGAGCTGCGGATTTCGATGCCCCGAGCGAAAGGGAACTGCTGATTTCTTGCAAGAG GTTACCTCTAGAAAAGACCAAGAGCAATATTGGGCAGATAGAAGCAAGCCATACAGATACATATCAGTGACTGAATTCTCAAACCGATTTAAACGCTTCCATGTAGGCATGAGGCTTGAAAACGAGCTCTCAATCCCTTTTGATAAGTCACAAGGCCACAGAGCAGCTCTAGTATTCACAAGATATTCAGTATCCAAAATGGAACTTCTAAAGGCCTGTTGGGACAAGGAATGGCTACTCATAAAGAGGAACTCTTTTGTCTACATTTTTAAGACCGTCCAAATAATTATAGGGGCGTTGATAACCTCGACTGTGTTTTTGAAGACCCAAATGCACACCAGAAATGAAGATGATGGAGCAGTATATCTTGGTGCACTATTATTTACCATGATCGTTAACACGTTCAATGGTTTTGCTGAGCTCTCGATGACCATTGCAAGACTACCTGTATTTTACAAGCATAGAGACCTTCTTTTCCACCCTGCTTGGACTTTCACTCTCCCAACTGTCCTGCTCACTATTCCTATATCCATTGTTGAATCCACAGTTTGGATGGTCATAACATATTACACCATTGGTTTTGCACCTGAAGCTAGCAG GTTTTTCAAGCAACTATTGTTGATATTTCTGATCCAACAAATGGCTGCTGGGATCTTCAGGCTTATTGCTGGAGTCTGCAGGACCATGATCATAGCAAACACTGGTGGGGCTCTCACTTTGCTCATGGTTTTCATGCTTGGAGGTTTCATACTACCTAAAG GCGAAATTCCAAAGTGGTGGCAGTGGGGTTACTGGGTTTCACCTATGACCTATGGTTTCAATGCTATTGCTGTAAATGAAATGTTTTCTCCCAGGTGGATGAACAAACGG GCTTCAGATACTGTTACCAGATTGGGTGTGGCAGTGCTTCAAAACTTTGAAGTTTTCCCTGACAAAAACTGGTTTTGGATTGGCTCTGCAGCTCTTCTGGGGTTTGCAATTCTCTTCAACATCCTCTACACTATAGCTCTCATGTACCTCAGTC CTCCTGGAAAAGCACAAGCTATTATATCTGAAGAATTGGCCGAAGAGATGGAGGGAGACCAAGAAGAATCATGGGAAGAACCAAGACTTAGAAGGCCCAAGTCAAAGCAAGATTCATTCTCTCAGTCATTATCATCTGCTGATGCAAATAATTCAA GAGAAATGGCAATCCGGCGTATGAGCAGTCAATCCAATGCCAGTGGACTAAGTAGGAATGCTGATTCTTCCCTAGAAGTAGCCAGTGGGGTTGCGCCCAATAGAGGAATGGTTCTTCCTTTCACTCCTCTGGCAATGTCCTTTGATGATGTTAATTACTATGTGGACATGCCTCCC GAAATGAAAGAAGAAGGAGTGACTGAGGACAGGCTGCAGCTACTTCGTGAAGTAACCGGTGCTTTTAGGCCTGGGGTCTTGACTGCTCTAATGGGGATCAGCGGGGCTGGAAAGACAACTTTGATGGATGTCTTAGCAGGAAGAAAGACTGGTGGTTACATTGAAGGCGATATTAGAATTTCCGGGTTCCCTAAGAAACAAGAAACCTTTGCAAGAATTTCTGGTTATTGTGAACAAACTGATATCCACTCACCCCAAGTCACTGTCAAAGAGTCGCTAATTTACTCAGCTTTCCTTAGGCTCCCTAAAGAAGTCTGCAAACAGGACAAGATG attTTCGTCCAAGAGGTGATGGAATTGGTCGAGCTAGACAGTCTCAAGGATGCTCTAGTCGGGCTTCCTGGAATTACAGGGTTGTCAACCGAACAAAGAAAGAGGTTAACAATTGCAGTTGAGCTTGTTGCTAATCCCTCAATCATTTTCATGGATGAACCAACATCAGGTCTTGATGCAAGGGCAGCTGCAATTGTTATGAGGACTGTTAGAAATACGGTGGACACTGGGAGAACAGTTGTCTGCACTATTCACCAGCCTAGCATTGATATATTCGAGGCATTTGATGATCTTCTACTCCTGAAGAGAGGAGGACAAGTTATCTACTCGGGACCATTAGGCCGCAATTCCCACAAGATCATTGAATATTTTGAG GCTATTCCTGGAGTgcaaaaaataacagaaaagtaTAATCCAGCCACATGGATGCTTGAGGTAAGCTCAGTAGGAACTGAGGTCAAGCTTGGAATGGACTTTGCTCAATACTACAGATCATCTTCCTTGCACCA GAGAAACAAAGCTTTAGTAAAGGAGCTAAGCAAACCACCACCGGGAGCAAAAGATCTCTATTTTGCTACTCAGTATTCACAGTCATCATTACAACAATTCAAATCATGTCTGTGGAAGCAGTGGTGGACTTATTGGAGAACTCCTGATTATAACCTTGTTAGATTCTTTTTCACCTTGGCTTGTGCTCTCATGCTTGGAACTATGTTCTGGAAGGTTGGCACTAAAAG GGAAAGCACTTCTGATCTGACCATGATTATTGGGGCTATGTATTCTGCTGTGCTGTTCGTTGGAATTAACAACTGCTCCACAGTGCAGCCAATAATCGCCACTGAAAGAACGGTATTCTATCGAGAAAGAGCTGCTGGGATGTACTCTGCATTACCTTATGCACTAGCACAG GTTATTATTGAAATGCCATATGTGTTTCTTCAGACCACATATTATACGTTGATAGTGTATGCCATGGTGAGCTTTCAATGGACAGCAGCAAAATTCTTCTGGTTCTTCTTTGTCAACTTCTTCTCATTCCTTTACTTCACATACTACGGAATGATGACTGTTTCCATTACTCCAAACCACCAAGTAGCATCCATATTCGCTGCAGCTTTCTATTCACTTTTCAACCTCTTTTCCGGTTTCTTCATACCAAGACCA AAAATACCGAAATGGTGGGTTTGGTATTACTGGATATGCCCAGTAGCATGGACAGTGTATGGATTGATTGTATCACAATATGGTGATATTTTGGACACCATTAAAGCACCTGGGATGACACCTGATCCGACTGTGAAATGGTATGTAGAACACCATTTTGGATACGATCCAAACTTCATGGGACCAGTGGCTGGAGTTCTGGTTGGCTTCACACTCTTCTTTGCTTTCATGTATGCTTACTGCATAAAAACTCTCAACTTCCAAATCAGGTAG